DNA from Aphis gossypii isolate Hap1 chromosome 3, ASM2018417v2, whole genome shotgun sequence:
ttattttttagataatatcttttaaaattcactttttgtcacataaaatcatatgatagcagcttgtttttttttttatccagaATTCAAGcagttttatattagtatttaatttttatattatttgtaattgctaggtacttattttgggttaaaaatattttacaatagtagATAAAACTTTGAGTTAAACTTACACtcttctattaaattataagctgttggatttaaatattaggtaattataaaaatttattctatgataacttaaaatttcattaactattcctattaatacctaataaaataaatacctacctatccaTCTACTTAgcccatatattatttttctaaatattgaaactatatatgatatacatttgtattaaacatgattgttttattggtaaattctttaataatcACTTTTATAAAACGTTCTATGGAATCATTTAAAAGTGCTttacattatagtaatttaaaggTACTTTACCATGCTTGGGTAAATAGatatgacaataaaaatatttgattaataaaatttaaaatgtattatgaaacaatttattttttatcattattataatttataataggtaaattaattcAGTAAAAAAAGACTggttaaaagtaatataagaggttatcaattataattgatagtgAAACAATGTCCCATTAAATATGCAGGGCTATAGTTATTATGATTTCTGAATGCCTATTACAATAGCTATTacacctattacctatatatcatgaataatatagaatattagtaatataatggaatataattctaaattacctacctacttaagtATTTCTCTGGGGCACTAAAACTCCTAAATCCAAACATACCTAGcttgacaaaataaaagtttggtTTCCATTggtattacctacttataccattttcaaaaaaaatattcaattatatatgacaataaaatatgttcagaATATAAccctgaatataatatacacatatattgaatataatgttgcatcaatgaatattttaatccaataggtattaggtacaaactatctttgtaaaaattaaactgtttTCTCTTTATTGGGATGATAGGTATATTGGTATTTGGGTTTTAATGGGTAGAAGTACCTTATGTATTCTAGCTaaacaaatactatatatagataggtaggtgCCTAAAACTGATATTAGCAAATAACTATGTTTAACATTCATAAGATAAATATGATTGATTTGACTAgcttaataaactaaaatctttaatttagctttagaatgtaaattaaaattgaaaaataatatatctattattatttaataactgtaaGCAAacgatcaaataaaaaaattatcttaagtgatatatattttttaagtagataCTAATTAAACTATAAGATTAGATGTTACAACTACcaatgtttattgttataacctAACTAGGATAGTGTAAGTTACAATAGTTTCCTATTGCATTATACACTATAGATTAGTTGGCACCAAGTTTTGAACTAACGATGGTGCTTGATAACATTGCCACCTTAAACCAATTTACCACAtagaatatatacatgtataatgattaatgaattatcttttaattaatctaagtgtgtaatatgatttacataatatccaagaatagataaaataaaaattacacaggtacctaattattttttaattaaaatgatattttaattaggttcaatagtttgaaaattaaattaggtatattttggaaaaataagaaatcatacgtagaaaaattatcatgaatataatataatatagtacggtCTTACCGTAAATTTGCTAAGACTGTCCCCTTGAAAACTGGCCAAAGACGAATACTTCTTACTCGTTGTTTCACGTCGCTACATACATGTAAGTGGATTTAAAGAAGTATAGATTTTCAtggatttgatttattttaaactgcaGTACCAATGAGGTTCAGTGTTGCATGGCATTGAtcacttgaaaaatattcaaacatggGACGCGTCAGGCTGAAACGAAAGGTGCACACGCTAGGACAGCAGTCCTGTTGATGGTCGGGCATACCGAGCGTAGACGTCGTCGAAGGTATCGGTCATTATGTTATTCTCGTTGGACTTCAGGAGGACGACGATACGTGATAGATAGGTGTATTATGTGTGATATAAATCATGCACCAAATCGCACAAAAACTATTTCGGTAATtagctattttttattattattatttttttttttttttttttttttgttaacaaaaACTAAGGTAATAATacggaaaaattaaattaaattaaattaaaacaaaacaaaaaaaaaaaaaacgattcaaTCATCATATACGGACCGCACAGCACTGCACGACACACGGACTACCTACGAAACGAACACACTAACTTGAAATGAaacgtgaaaaaatattatgtacacaggtaacgtacataataataataatagtaataataataatgataataataatttttcgtatataatatacaacacacacacatacatatcaatacatgtgtgtgtgtgtgggtatGTGTAATTCATATGTGAGAAGAACCCACACTACGCGCGCGACCTGTAGATAGTGAACTGTAGTAGTGTAACAGTATGGTAGTAGTATTAGTActtagtagtagtagtagtagtagtagtagtattaGTAGTAGTATTAGTAGTAGTCGTTGTAGTTGTAGTAGTAGTGTtgtagtagtagtaatagtagtagtataaaacgatatacatatatatatataatattatgttatgtacgAACGATTGTATAGACTTTTATCACTAGGCAATTAATGCGGGACAGGTTGTGCACATCGGAAAACCAAAAGTTTGATCAACCCTTTCGTGATAAAACGACATACCGGCGACCCGAGCCGGCACCGGCGTGCATGGCAGCAGCTGCACACCCATGGGCATAAATCTACCGCAAATTACAAACCCGCTGGTGCCTCAAGGTTGCGATATTCcccatatattcatattatcctATTCCCCGAAGTAcagacattttcaaaattaaattatcacttTATTCGAAACTcgtcgtttaaatattaaacgtaaCTTCATCGCCCCCGTAGTGATTTAATCACGGttgttacgtttttttttttaaaaaaaaaaaaaatatatcgacgattatattttatgcttttaTGAAACCATACggcatttataattgaatcattttactttttaacatcaatatatgtattaaatattgaaaattaataggtacatacaaatataataatttaggcaTGGGCGTCCTAGGTAACATTTTAAGGGGggggggtcaaaataaaaaattctcaaatgtaagataataaagataataataatattatggtaatatttattgagctacaagttcaatatatttttttgtccaGGCGGGGCAAGTTCCCTAGCTTACTCCTCCCCTCCCCCAATGGGCGACCCTGAATTTAGGGGAAATTCTGTAGTGTATACAAACATTGTGtctgttttatttgtatgggcaaaataatattttagtacaattgacattattatttgaagagCAACATTACTATAACAGTCTAGtcgatttaataaatcaatagtatgaattgttttaaattacaaatacgtCGTCGTGGTTTTTGATATTGTCTTTTGAATCATTTTTGAACGGATtacacgaataataataattacaaattaaaaataaataagtaggtttacctataatttataaatatcaatattaatttatactatcatattttatatttatattattgctaataaatcataatatgaataatattataataggtatacaataaataataataccatattatggtatatacgATATAACAAACAACAATTGAGCGATGagcattaataaattgtatatctgTAGACGAGTTGTTATGACTAATGAGTGTAACAAGTGTAAATTTGACGGTGGTCAGGTACGTttacgaatatttaaataactattcatTGGTACATTagataaatgtataggtagtaCCCTAGAACAATATAGTACATTCCTAAATTATTCCTTTCCTActaaagacataatattatattatatttcttaatatgtCTGTGTTTACTACTTACTACTTAGTGTTCCCGCCATTTTTACATGTTGAACGTGATAAACTGATAACGTTAGtcgttactatattataattattgttattttttatgtttttgataaatatttataggcaAATCTCTTTTCTATGGTAaagaatcataatattattatacattttatgctaTTTGTCTTGGATTGTCTATGATATTTTCGacacagttttaaaaatattataattgtcgacgttgttttttgtgttttgttttttatttttttcaatactgtAGTTGAAGATTgcatttatatagtaaatagtgATTGCAACAACACGAGTAATTgaaaagatttataattaagttgacATACCTAATGCAActtatcattacattttacattggtaaacgaaaatattttgcaatttCAAACTTGATGTGTGTGtcgtagtattttaaaattaaaaagatgaATAATTTTGGACACAACGATCCTGGTCAGAGCATATTTCAAGGCTCTGATTTGGCCAGTATTCAGGTGAACAATAACTTCCAAGATGACAATGAAGATCATTTAGATATACAGAGACTAGATCAAGAGGTAAAGTTTGTTCTTAATAAAATGTGCTTACActtacctatatggctatatataatatatatatatatatcatttcaCTGGATTTTTGTATGCTTATACTACctacttatgtattttaaaattattaatattattcaaaaatttaaacgactgtttataaaatttttagttttgatcgtgcaaaatactataaaacattaaaacatattttgttttcttcaaATTAGTGAAACCtgattaaatgttcaaaaataatagtgcGTCAAGGAATATggtaaatatacaaatgtatatggCTTCCACCAAGTATaggaatatcaaatataactacctagttaaaagttataaatatttagatacttCCTAAAAagtatcttataaaatattaccataaaaacataaaaaacagtCATTCAAGTTAAGACATTATTTTTCACCAAGAAATTTCTTGAATATAATAGGCACTgtacctaatttttatatatttaaactatagaaCATTATATCAGTGACCtagtaataggtacctaatgggGTAACACGGTAACACGGTAACACAAGTGGATtttgatgtaaaattaatcaagACACTTAGTTATagcaagtataatttaatatgcattaaatgtattttactttactGATGACTTATTAGCAACACTCAGAACAAAGGTTAAAACGAGACAATTTAgcttcttataaattaaaatttttcatattgtttcAGCTCAAACTAGAATTGGATGAAGTTTTTAACGAAAGTGGAGCTAATATGAGTGTTATAAGTTCAAGCCATTGTAGTGATGCTTCTGAAGAGGGTaactaaaattttgattaacaaataatatatgttaacaatttatgtactatttaacttcatttataaaaaaaaatatttaagaacttAATTACAGTTAGTCAGGTATGTTAAGAAAACTTGAtacacatttttcattataataattagaatatacacattttgaataactgttaatgaataatgattgtatacctacattttgtCACTAAGCAACCATATTGTGTAAatagttgaataaattattttaccctttgattgaaatatgatgtgtttataatatcattgtgaaTCATGTTATTTCAGAGCTTGAAAGTAATAAAAGTCATTCTCTATCTATTCacaaatcaaagaaaaaaaaagcttcAAACCCAACTTTTCAACACTTACAACATTATATGAATACAAACTTTCAACCTGATTTTCATGGAGAtggtaatttaacaataacttattgattttataatattctgataattaattttaatattttaggttcATATCCATCACCAATACCACAATACATTCCCCAAGCCAAAAGTGATAAACATATCACATCTAATGATGCTGCACAAAATGTTAGCAAGCAGTATGTTTATGAAggtaacataaattttatatttcttaaatacacttcaaattttaatttgtcgtGTCCAATGttcaatactttaaatataaaattacatatacctAGAATAATAACATCAATTACATACAAGgtacaattatatatcataatttataatgagtcTCAATGAAGATGGCATAATGTTAATTGATTGAGTTGAATATTAGTTTCCTATAATATGTAGACTTCAATGATTGTTtgttgtgttttaaaatataactactgaagttaaaattaatgataatttaaatattataatgtattgctTCAGTGTTGTATCCACGGGGGTGGTTTTCGGGGTTCAAACCACCCCTTTGggcttttttttaatgttatctttaaaaatttaaatttatatttgtttaataatattatgttgttgatatactttttattcctGTAACCATCCCCATAAAGTCATTCTGGATACTCCACTGTATTGCttattttctattgttttacatgatgaaaatgaataattatagttttatatataaatattttttttttcagttgtaattaaactattcattgctgttatcattattattattattacacacacattatatatatatatataatatatattatatatatattatggactTTTGATCGACCTCCAAGTTTTTTTTAGGTTGTCACAATCTActaaataggaaaaaaatgtcgttaataatcaaaaatatataaaaatagaatactaTCTGTCTTaggttgattttatatttataattaaaagattGGGGCCATTAatagtacaattttaagtaGAGCTGTGTGAAATCACTATTCATTGATATTTCTTTTACATTGCTTAGCAATGTCATACGTTTATTAGAATGCTCAACAATATTACTGAGTTAAGGAAAAAGTTATTTGATCAAAgctcaacttttttttgtaacagtTTTTTCTCTATCTAAAACAGGGatcatacaaaaatttaatcataaaaccAATGCATTACTAGCTCTGCTtagaatattcaatttaaatacaatatcaaacattaggtattatttttaatttttttttaatgttcatattttttaggaATATCAAATGAAGCTAATTATGAAACGTTACAAGCTCTGTATGAAATAAGGCGTGGTGAAGTAAATAGATTAGAAAAAGAAttatctgaaattaaaatgcaaGCTGAAGCAGAAATTGATAATTTgcgtaaaaaattgttaatcagTGAATCTGAAGGTCAAAGAACAGTCATGGAGTATCAGCGTCAATgtggtaataatttaaaaataattatagaaaaaatttttacaagttgactataaaattttttcttataaataactgatacttaataaaatgtaacaatgATCGTATATCATACTActtgaaaaaatgatttattgtaattcataaaaaaaagtatatttaattttatttaaaactattgcattacatttttaaaatgttttgtataattaaaaaaatattaaaatattaagcaatCTTGTCATTGGGTAGGTCAGTGTAATAAATGTGTTGACTTtgaatttaatctaaaattattgcataagaaaaaattgtttaattggaGATAGTCTTGGCTAtagaaattaaacattttataaaattttaactacaaaataattctaaaaattttcattattttggtGAATTTTCCcaacattttaactttaaacactaacaaagaaaaatgtacttatttatttataatgtttttttaaatccgACAGGGCGATTCTTCAATTGTATTACCAAAtttcatcaattaaaaaataaaccaaatattttataaatgtttttgtcaATCTACTATTTGTCtcacaataaataatctaatatttttattttttcttagagaatcttaaaaaaaataatgaacatttggaaaatcaaaatttagcTCTGAAGCATAATGTAGAAACAAAAGATGCTATGAATTCTAaggttgattatttataatttataaattgattatatatttatagtctaatttaaaattattcaatattgatttGATTATAGCTAACTAAAGAAGTAGACACGATTCGCATTAATATGAAAACTCTTGAAGAACAACTTTCTAATCTCTCACGTAATAATGGTTCAAGGCAATATGATACAAATGTGGactgtattataaatgatttgaaaaaaaagcatAGCCaagaagttattaatttacagaATCAATACAAAAGTCTTATagaacaaatacattttaaagtatggttggttatatgattaaaaatacattattttattttgtatattttctgTAGGATCGTCATTGTACATTGTTAACAAATGAGTTAAAAAAGCTTCAACAAGAACACCATCGTATCATAtcagaaaataatgatttgattaataatctaaaaatagaattaaatgtagcacaaaataataaactatcaaATTCCAATAACtatgatcatattttaaatttaaacagtcAACTTATTGAATGTTCCAAACAAAATCAacagttaaataatacattgcaAAGGCTAAcagtaagtaaaaataagtttttatgtattaattaataatataaaatttatcctTTAGTTTTTGTGTTTagattgaaaatgaaaaacttcATACTAATTTGAATGATTCacatattagtaataatttgcaAGATGTTAATGATGGCAGTAACTTAGAGGAAGATTATCAGAAGAGTTTAGAATTATTGCAAAAGCAAAGAGatgatgttaaaaatttaaccgaAATGTTAAGTGTCAAAAATAGAAGTATTGCTGAActggaaaaaaaagaaataacataCCAACATTGTATACGTAAAATACAGGTACAAatacagttaatattatagttttctgtggtagattattttattataaattaaaatttatgtatgttatttattgtgatattgattaatatgttTCAGTTGGAATTAGAGAAATATTCTCGCGATAAAAGCCAAATCGGCGATCATTCTAGTCATTGTGAAACACTTCGAAATGCTTTAGAATTGCAATTAGAAGATACCATGTGCAAGTTGATTCGAACAGAAGAAATGTCTACAGTTTCAAAAC
Protein-coding regions in this window:
- the LOC114120925 gene encoding putative leucine-rich repeat-containing protein DDB_G0290503 isoform X1, giving the protein MNNFGHNDPGQSIFQGSDLASIQVNNNFQDDNEDHLDIQRLDQELKLELDEVFNESGANMSVISSSHCSDASEEELESNKSHSLSIHKSKKKKASNPTFQHLQHYMNTNFQPDFHGDGSYPSPIPQYIPQAKSDKHITSNDAAQNVSKQYVYEGISNEANYETLQALYEIRRGEVNRLEKELSEIKMQAEAEIDNLRKKLLISESEGQRTVMEYQRQCENLKKNNEHLENQNLALKHNVETKDAMNSKLTKEVDTIRINMKTLEEQLSNLSRNNGSRQYDTNVDCIINDLKKKHSQEVINLQNQYKSLIEQIHFKDRHCTLLTNELKKLQQEHHRIISENNDLINNLKIELNVAQNNKLSNSNNYDHILNLNSQLIECSKQNQQLNNTLQRLTIENEKLHTNLNDSHISNNLQDVNDGSNLEEDYQKSLELLQKQRDDVKNLTEMLSVKNRSIAELEKKEITYQHCIRKIQLELEKYSRDKSQIGDHSSHCETLRNALELQLEDTMCKLIRTEEMSTVSKHMIENDKLQNNNSIEEYMHYHQSSLENLSKQKDEEIEKLNNRMEEYIKEIDELKQLYVKVCSEKENSLNEKEKLEKRYDELSSQFETLDKQYGTVVKEKEELAIELIGIKKEMSVNQDSIQKQSLIKEIEDLKNELTLHKRQKEMIANLKIDLIQSKERVLSLEQRLQLECDTKVATYIDQLEKLKKEYEEKVNELKEAKDIISKLTTTDSLTSSKVIDDEKTLKSKLLDYENSLSNIERKHKLAMNEMSFKYKNELDELEMIYNKKFNEEKVACGKLIEELKSKHKIEMETLNTVAKQNADDYAKQEIMQIVALHKQQFEKAKEIVTLKNNHIKELEIKLENAKTEISNKTRQYEQLKEMHTNSTNINMLKQQIEEERSKFAQIMTNWSQEMRQMKDKLSTTVSELEKLQAKYTKVKHAALGYKHANQKQHLVYNELLVNCVRFLDELKNKTDELLTHRENEIQQALDDFENDCKQRRLAFSNVNKLSSFNTS